TTGTCGGTGTATTTGGCCCGGTAGGCGTTGAAGTCGTAATCGATCAGGATCGGAATCTCGCCCGACAGCACGCGGGCGTAGGAGGTCTGCTTCGGAACGATGGGCTGGTTCTTCTGGAGATCCTTGAACCAGCCGATGGCCTTGTCGAAGCTGGCGTAATCTCCGCCCAGCGCCAGGTTGACCGCCAGCGCGCCGACATAGCCGACGGCGGCGCTGGTCGGGTCGAGATAGCCGACCATGCCCGAATAGTCGGGCTTCAGCAGGTCGGCCCAGCTCTGCGGCACCGGCTTGCCGCCCAGCGCCTCGGTGTTGACGAAGAGGCCCAGCGTGCCGCTGTGGATGGCGAACCAGTTGCCGTCGGCATCCTTCATGCCGTCGGGGATGTCCGCCCAGCCGGCCGGCTTGTAGGGGGCGACGATGCCCGCCGCCTTGGCCTGGATGCCGACCGGTCCGCCGAGATAGACGACGTCGGCCACCGGCTTGTCCTTTTCCGCCAGCATGGCGGCCAGCGACTGGCCGGAGTTCTTGTTGTCGAACGGCACGGCGATGCCGAGATCGGCCTTGATCGCCTTCAGCTGCGACGCCCAGTCGGCCCATTCCGGCGGGCAGTTGTAGCAGATGGCGGTCGGCTCCGCCGCGATGGCGGGGGCGACGGTGCCGGTGACGGCGGCGGCCAGCACGGTGGCAAGCGTGGCGGCGCCGAACAGGAACGGCTTGATCATGATGGCGGAAATCTCCGGTCGGGAAGCGCTTTGGTTGGTTCCGAGGGCGCCGGGCCGAGCGATTCTCCCGGGCGCAGGGTGAAGGGAAGCATGACGGCCCGGCCCGGCAGGTCGCCGGAGCGCAGGCATTCGAAGGCGGTGGCGCCCATGGCGCGGGCCGGCTGGACCAGTGTGGCGAGGCTGGGCGACATCAGGCGGCCGACCTCGATTCCGTCGAAGCCGCAGACCGACAGGTCCTCCGGCACCGACAGGCCGAGGTCGCGCAGAGCCCGGATGGTGGCGAGAGCCAGCAGGTCGTTGGAGGCGAACAGCGCGGTCGGCCGTTCCGGTCCTTCCAGATGGGGGGCGAGCCGATGGGCGAGCCGCAGATCGTTGAAATCGACCTCCATCACCGGACCGGGCGGCAGGCCGGCATCGGCCAATGCCGCCTGCCAGCCGGCATGACGCCGGCGCGAACGGTCGGAGTGGCGGAAGCGCCCGGCGACCATGCCGATGCGCCGGTGGCCGAGCGCCGCCATCCGCTCCACCACTGCGCGGGATGCCGCGACATTGTCGACCGACACATGGGCGCGGCCGGCGCGTTCGGGTTGGTTGTAGGCCAGGACATAGGGCAGCCGGACCTCGTCCAGCGTGTCGAGCGAGCCGCTGCGGTCGGCGTCGGCGACGGTCAACACCAGCCCTTCGACCCGGTTGGACAGCAGTCCTTCGATGGCGCGGGATTCGCGGCCGGGGTCATAGTCGGTGGAAGCGATCAGGACGCTGTATCCGGCCTCGGCCGCCGCCTCCTGGATGCCGGCGACGCTTTCGGCGAAGACCGGATTGGTGAGCGACGGAACCAGCACGCCGACGGTGCGGGTGCGCGCCGCCTTCAGGCTGCGCCCGATGGTACTGGGGCGGAAGGCGAGGTCGGACGCGGCGATGCGGACTTTTTCCGTCGTTTCCGGCGTGGCGTTGCCGCTGCCGTTGAGGACGCGCGACACGGTGGCGATCGACACCCCGGCGCGCGCCGCGACATCGCGGATCGTCGCCACCCGGTCGACGCCTCTCCCCGCCGGGCCCTCCGTAAATCGCATCCCGTCCCGAACCATCCGCCACCCGTGTTTTCCGGCGCCGGCCGATCCAGCGCGGAGGCAGAGTGACGGAGGCGTGTTGCAATCGCGTGACGTCAGGAAAACGGTTTCATGAAGAATGGAAACGTTTCCATGGATGAAAACCGGCTTCCGGGAAGGGTCGGGCCGGCGTTTCCGACCCTCTTTCCGCC
The genomic region above belongs to Azospirillum thiophilum and contains:
- a CDS encoding ABC transporter substrate-binding protein: MIKPFLFGAATLATVLAAAVTGTVAPAIAAEPTAICYNCPPEWADWASQLKAIKADLGIAVPFDNKNSGQSLAAMLAEKDKPVADVVYLGGPVGIQAKAAGIVAPYKPAGWADIPDGMKDADGNWFAIHSGTLGLFVNTEALGGKPVPQSWADLLKPDYSGMVGYLDPTSAAVGYVGALAVNLALGGDYASFDKAIGWFKDLQKNQPIVPKQTSYARVLSGEIPILIDYDFNAYRAKYTDKAPVAFVIPKEGTVSVPYVMALVKNGPNPENGKKVLDYVLSDKGQTLWANAFMRPVRAEAMSAETAAKFLPAADYARARPVDLVRMAEAQKGFMDRYQAEVK
- a CDS encoding LacI family DNA-binding transcriptional regulator, whose protein sequence is MATIRDVAARAGVSIATVSRVLNGSGNATPETTEKVRIAASDLAFRPSTIGRSLKAARTRTVGVLVPSLTNPVFAESVAGIQEAAAEAGYSVLIASTDYDPGRESRAIEGLLSNRVEGLVLTVADADRSGSLDTLDEVRLPYVLAYNQPERAGRAHVSVDNVAASRAVVERMAALGHRRIGMVAGRFRHSDRSRRRHAGWQAALADAGLPPGPVMEVDFNDLRLAHRLAPHLEGPERPTALFASNDLLALATIRALRDLGLSVPEDLSVCGFDGIEVGRLMSPSLATLVQPARAMGATAFECLRSGDLPGRAVMLPFTLRPGESLGPAPSEPTKALPDRRFPPS